One window of the Burkholderia sp. FERM BP-3421 genome contains the following:
- a CDS encoding heavy metal sensor histidine kinase: protein MSRFLPATLRLRLTVSFAICTALVLALSGLLLYESLRVRVERQADAQMDGLLGALRSHLGDAATPDAVAAQPRFWLDQLHGHGDLEIALFDARGRTLMRSPGLLDPPVADDARRLVPDSPLRYLTAGARLARGAGEPVRIVIQYNASSDRLLLHTLFITIVVIGVAGIVLMTALAYGISALGLSPLRQLVQKAQRISTSRLDERLPETGMTGELKEVSEAFNDMLLRLQRSFAQLSQFSSDLAHDIRTPLTNLLAESQVALSKPRSADEYRAVIESGVDEYRRLSRMVEDMLFLARSDNARQRIAPHALDARTEAERVAGYYEFIADEAGVQLDVVGHARVTADTLLLQRALSNLVSNALAHAPRDSTVTLAIEWHADETVLSVTDHGPGIAAEHLPHIFDRFYRVDPSRHHSASGTGLGLAIVQSIMRAHRGRCTVTSTPRVATTFSLHFPAASA from the coding sequence ATGAGCCGCTTCCTGCCCGCCACGCTGCGGCTGCGGCTCACGGTGTCGTTCGCGATCTGCACCGCGCTCGTGCTCGCGTTGAGCGGCCTGCTGCTGTATGAATCGCTGCGCGTGCGCGTCGAGCGCCAGGCCGACGCGCAGATGGACGGCCTGCTGGGCGCGCTGCGGTCGCATCTCGGCGACGCCGCGACGCCCGACGCGGTCGCCGCGCAGCCGCGCTTCTGGCTCGACCAGCTGCACGGCCACGGCGACCTCGAGATCGCGCTGTTCGACGCGCGCGGCCGCACGCTGATGCGCAGCCCGGGCCTGCTCGATCCGCCCGTCGCCGACGACGCGCGCCGGCTGGTGCCCGACAGCCCGCTGCGCTACCTGACCGCGGGCGCGCGGCTCGCGCGCGGCGCGGGCGAGCCGGTGCGGATCGTGATCCAGTACAACGCGTCGAGCGACCGGCTGCTGCTGCATACGCTGTTCATCACGATCGTCGTGATCGGCGTCGCGGGCATCGTGCTGATGACGGCGCTCGCCTACGGCATCTCGGCGCTCGGGCTGAGCCCGCTGCGCCAGCTGGTGCAGAAGGCCCAGCGGATCTCGACGAGCCGCCTGGACGAACGCCTGCCCGAGACCGGCATGACGGGCGAACTCAAGGAGGTGAGCGAAGCCTTCAACGACATGCTGCTGCGCCTCCAGCGCTCGTTCGCGCAGCTGTCGCAGTTCTCGTCCGACCTCGCGCACGACATCCGCACGCCGCTCACGAACCTGCTCGCGGAATCGCAGGTCGCGCTGTCGAAGCCGCGCAGCGCGGACGAATACCGCGCGGTGATCGAGTCCGGCGTCGACGAATACCGGCGCCTGTCGCGGATGGTCGAGGACATGCTGTTCCTCGCGCGCTCGGACAACGCGCGGCAGCGCATCGCCCCGCATGCGCTCGACGCGCGCACCGAGGCCGAGCGCGTCGCCGGCTACTACGAGTTCATCGCCGACGAGGCCGGCGTGCAGCTCGACGTCGTCGGTCACGCGCGCGTGACGGCCGATACGCTGCTGTTGCAGCGCGCGCTGTCGAACCTGGTGTCGAATGCGCTCGCGCACGCGCCGCGCGACAGCACGGTCACGCTCGCGATCGAGTGGCACGCGGACGAAACCGTGCTGTCGGTGACCGACCACGGGCCCGGCATCGCGGCCGAGCATCTCCCGCACATCTTCGACCGTTTCTACCGGGTCGATCCGTCGCGCCACCACTCGGCCTCGGGTACGGGGCTCGGCCTCGCGATCGTGCAGTCGATCATGCGCGCGCACCGCGGGCGTTGCACGGTGACCAGCACGCCGCGCGTCGCCACCACGTTCTCGCTGCACTTTCCCGCCGCGTCCGCCTGA
- a CDS encoding efflux RND transporter permease subunit has product MFERLIRFAIAHRWLVLLAVLAAAALGVYSYQKLPIDAVPDITNVQVQINTPAPGYSPLEVEQRVTYPLETVMAGLPHLEQTRSISRYGISQITVIFKDGTDIYFARQLVNERLQQAKDRLPEGVAPIMGPTSTGLGEIYMWTIETDDNARKPDGSRYTPMDLRELQDWVVRMQLRNVPGVTEVNSIGGFVKEYQVAPDPAKLMSYGLSLADVVRALKINNDNVGAGYIEKRGEQYLVRVPGQARSVDDLANIVLTNVGGVPVRMKDIGEVGVGRELRTGAATENGREVVLGTVFMLIGENSRTVADAVARKMVEVNRSLPAGVKAVPVYDRTVLVEKAVATVKKNLLEGALFVIAVLFLFLGNLRAALITALVIPLSMLMTFTGMVNAKVSANLMSLGALDFGIIIDGAVVIVENCVRRLAHAQTALGRPLTREERFAEVFSASQEARRALIFGQVIIMVVYLPIFALTGVEGKMFHPMAMTVVMALAAAMVLTVTFIPAAVALFIGDKVQEKENRLMTWARRAYAPLLDICLRRARPVLIGTVAIVALTTLLATRLGSEFIPSLNEGDFSVSTLRVPGTSLTQSLEMQRTIEQTLTTRFPEIERVFARTGTAEVATDLMAPNQSDAYIMLKPVKAWPDPSKSRDTLRAEMEEALQQIPGNVYEFSQPIQLRFNELISGVRSDVAVKLFGDDMDVLNGTAQRILDALQKVPGASEAKVEQTTGLPVLTVNLARERLARYGVNIGEVQDAIAAAIGGKTASTLFQGDRRFDIVVRLPDALRSDIDAIRRLPIALPAGDAAPAAFSVTPASGSTVANGAPAGVRFVPLSELASVDVTPGPNQISREDGKRRIVISANVRGRDVGSFVADAQARIRADVKIPSGYWIAWGGQFEQLQSAAERLQVVVPVALLMVFLLLFMMFNNVKDGLLVFTGIPFALSGGIVFLWMRGIPLSISAAVGFIALSGVAVLNGLVMISFIRNLRDEGRPLDDAVREGALTRLRPVLMTALVASLGFVPMALATGTGAEVQRPLATVVIGGILSSTLLTLLVLPVLYRLAYTHSLRRTLAAWLAGRLPARWLARLGLSTR; this is encoded by the coding sequence ATGTTTGAGCGCCTGATTCGCTTCGCCATCGCGCACCGCTGGCTCGTGCTGCTCGCCGTCCTCGCGGCGGCGGCGCTCGGCGTCTACAGCTACCAGAAGCTGCCGATCGACGCCGTGCCCGACATCACCAACGTGCAGGTGCAGATCAACACGCCCGCGCCCGGCTATTCGCCGCTCGAAGTCGAGCAGCGCGTGACCTATCCGCTGGAAACGGTGATGGCGGGCCTGCCCCACCTGGAGCAGACCCGCTCGATCTCCCGCTACGGGATCTCGCAGATCACCGTGATCTTCAAGGACGGCACCGACATCTACTTCGCGCGGCAGCTCGTCAACGAGCGCCTGCAGCAGGCCAAGGACCGGCTGCCGGAAGGTGTCGCGCCGATCATGGGGCCGACCTCGACCGGGCTCGGCGAGATCTACATGTGGACCATCGAGACCGATGACAACGCGCGCAAGCCCGACGGCAGCCGCTACACGCCGATGGACCTGCGCGAGCTGCAGGACTGGGTGGTGCGGATGCAGCTGCGCAACGTGCCCGGCGTGACCGAGGTCAACTCGATCGGCGGCTTCGTCAAGGAGTATCAGGTCGCGCCCGATCCGGCCAAGCTGATGTCCTACGGGCTGTCGCTCGCGGACGTGGTGCGCGCGCTGAAGATCAACAACGACAACGTCGGCGCGGGCTACATCGAGAAGCGCGGCGAGCAGTATCTCGTGCGCGTGCCGGGCCAGGCGCGCTCGGTCGACGATCTCGCGAACATCGTGCTGACCAACGTCGGCGGCGTGCCGGTGCGGATGAAGGACATCGGCGAGGTCGGCGTCGGTCGCGAGCTGCGCACCGGCGCGGCCACCGAGAACGGCCGCGAGGTCGTGCTCGGCACCGTGTTCATGCTGATCGGCGAGAACAGCCGCACGGTCGCCGACGCGGTCGCGCGCAAGATGGTCGAGGTCAACCGCTCGCTGCCGGCCGGCGTGAAGGCGGTGCCCGTCTACGACCGCACGGTGCTGGTCGAGAAGGCGGTCGCGACCGTCAAGAAGAACCTGCTCGAAGGCGCGCTGTTCGTGATTGCCGTGCTGTTCCTGTTCCTCGGCAACCTGCGCGCGGCGCTGATCACCGCGCTCGTGATCCCGCTGTCGATGCTGATGACCTTCACCGGCATGGTGAACGCGAAAGTCAGCGCGAACCTGATGAGCCTCGGCGCGCTCGACTTCGGCATCATCATCGACGGCGCGGTCGTGATCGTCGAGAACTGCGTGCGGCGGCTCGCGCACGCGCAGACCGCGCTCGGCCGCCCGCTGACCCGCGAGGAGCGCTTCGCGGAGGTGTTCTCGGCGTCGCAGGAAGCGCGCCGCGCGCTGATCTTCGGCCAGGTGATCATCATGGTGGTGTACCTGCCGATCTTCGCGCTGACGGGCGTCGAGGGGAAGATGTTCCATCCGATGGCGATGACCGTCGTGATGGCGCTCGCCGCCGCGATGGTGCTCACGGTCACCTTCATTCCCGCCGCGGTCGCGCTGTTCATCGGCGACAAGGTGCAGGAGAAGGAAAACCGCCTGATGACCTGGGCGCGGCGCGCCTATGCGCCGCTGCTGGACATCTGCCTGCGGCGCGCGCGGCCGGTGCTGATCGGCACCGTCGCGATCGTCGCGCTGACCACCCTGCTCGCGACGCGGCTCGGCAGCGAGTTCATCCCGAGCCTCAACGAAGGCGATTTCTCGGTCTCGACGCTGCGCGTGCCGGGCACGAGCCTCACGCAATCACTCGAGATGCAGCGCACGATCGAGCAGACCCTGACCACGCGGTTCCCGGAGATCGAGCGCGTGTTCGCGCGCACCGGCACGGCCGAGGTCGCGACCGATCTGATGGCGCCCAACCAGTCGGACGCCTACATCATGCTGAAGCCGGTCAAGGCGTGGCCCGATCCGTCCAAGTCGCGCGACACGCTGCGCGCCGAGATGGAGGAAGCGCTGCAGCAGATCCCCGGCAACGTCTACGAGTTCTCGCAGCCGATCCAGCTGCGCTTCAACGAACTGATCTCCGGCGTGCGCAGCGACGTGGCCGTCAAGCTGTTCGGCGACGACATGGACGTGCTGAACGGCACCGCGCAGCGGATCCTCGACGCCCTGCAGAAGGTGCCCGGCGCATCCGAGGCGAAGGTCGAGCAGACCACCGGCCTGCCGGTGCTGACCGTCAACCTCGCGCGCGAGCGGCTCGCGCGCTACGGCGTGAACATCGGCGAGGTGCAGGACGCGATCGCGGCGGCGATCGGCGGCAAGACCGCGAGCACGCTGTTCCAGGGCGACCGCCGCTTCGACATCGTGGTGCGTCTGCCGGACGCGCTGCGCTCCGACATCGACGCGATCCGACGCCTGCCGATCGCGCTGCCCGCCGGCGACGCCGCGCCCGCCGCGTTCAGCGTGACGCCCGCGAGCGGCTCGACGGTCGCGAACGGCGCGCCGGCCGGCGTGCGCTTCGTGCCGCTGTCGGAACTCGCGAGCGTCGACGTGACGCCGGGCCCGAACCAGATCAGCCGCGAGGACGGCAAGCGCCGCATCGTGATCAGCGCGAACGTGCGCGGCCGCGACGTGGGCTCGTTCGTCGCCGACGCGCAGGCGCGCATCCGCGCCGACGTGAAAATCCCGTCCGGCTACTGGATCGCCTGGGGCGGCCAGTTCGAACAGCTGCAAAGCGCGGCCGAACGCCTGCAGGTGGTGGTGCCGGTCGCGCTGCTGATGGTGTTCCTGCTGCTGTTCATGATGTTCAACAACGTCAAGGACGGCCTCCTCGTGTTCACCGGGATTCCGTTCGCGCTGTCGGGCGGCATCGTGTTCCTGTGGATGCGCGGCATCCCGCTCTCGATCTCGGCGGCGGTCGGCTTCATCGCGCTGTCGGGGGTCGCCGTGCTGAACGGGCTCGTGATGATCTCCTTCATCCGCAACCTGCGCGACGAGGGCCGCCCGCTCGACGACGCGGTGCGCGAGGGCGCGCTGACCCGGCTGCGGCCCGTGCTGATGACGGCGCTCGTCGCGTCGCTGGGCTTCGTGCCGATGGCGCTCGCGACCGGCACGGGCGCCGAAGTGCAGCGCCCGCTCGCAACCGTCGTGATCGGCGGTATCCTGTCGTCCACCCTGCTCACGCTGCTGGTGCTGCCGGTGCTGTACCGGCTCGCCTACACGCATTCGCTGCGGCGCACGCTGGCGGCGTGGCTCGCGGGCCGCCTGCCCGCGCGCTGGCTCGCGCGGCTGGGCCTTTCAACGAGGTAA